Below is a genomic region from Castanea sativa cultivar Marrone di Chiusa Pesio chromosome 2, ASM4071231v1.
AAATCAGTGATCAAATCATTATAATCAACAAGTTTTTTGGTTAGCGTTTGTGAATCTCAACTGACTTGTCACTCTGTGACACACTGACACCAACATTCTCATTCTCAGTGGCATTTTGTCGAACACCACCATTCCCATCACCATTCATCACCAACGGCCCAATAATTTGTCAGCGTCCTCGTTGAGCTTCTTCTTGTGAAGCCTCTTTCACTTGGTTCCAAATATAAGACAACGCCCAAACTCCATTGCTTTGGCCATAAATTTGGTCTTGCGTGATCAACCCAAAGCCCATGAATATTATGCATTAATAACTCAAGCCCATAAGCATCATGCGCCGGCAGTTTCGGTcccaaacaaaacccattaaTATGGCCCATACATTTGACTAAACCAGCAATCAGCCACAACTCCCCCACTTTAATTTGCTTATACGTAATTGTAATTTTGCTAGTATCTATTATcttagctcaaaaaaaaaaaaaaaaatttgcttatATGGATTGTCATATTCATAAGATAATAAGTCCTaaataaatattccaaaattttcttttaaaataaagcCTATATAAACCCAACTAATAAAGCAACCAATTTGTTATATATACAGCCTATGAATCTCCCATTAAAACTGCACTGATTCCTTGCTAAAGCTACACCAACTCCACTCATCTTATTAGAGAGGTGCTTTGATATAAGATGCTTTGATTCTCTTGATAATAGACTGACTCTTGCTCTAGCTATTTCCCACAAGAGATGAATCTCTCTCTAGACAACACATGCATTGCTAACCTACtctgaatagtaaaaaaattcaattttactGTTCACTATTCactgtttatataatgttttattTTGCCTATAAAAGGGTTGTCCcttgtttaaatatattaatgtttttattttattttatttataccAAAATAGTGTGTTAAATTAGTTCAGTCCAACCTTGCAGGGTTTAGTCATTAGTTCTTGAGGAGgcaattgtttttggtttgtcCTAATCCACCCTTAGCAAGAAGCTCTTGAAATATGTATGTTGTTTCAATTAGATTATAGGCAGGGAAGTTTGATGTATTGTGTTTTGGCTAGTACAAATTATGTCTAACTAGTTGTTGAAGCAGATGGCCAGCTGCAACGGAATATAGTAATATCAAATATGTGATTTGCTTTCTCTAATGTAAGAGTGATTATCATTTTCAATAACACAATTCTTTGATTACTTGGTTGCTGAAACAAGACACTAATGGAGGGGTAACCCATAAGCACCACAATGGTGTTTTGAGCATGCATGAACTTCTCTTTGATCCATAACAAATGCTATGCACAATGTTAAGACCAAAGAGATTCATGCTCTTGGTGCATATGTAAATATATGAAAGAGTAAATGTATTCTTCCGATTCTTAATGTTCATATGTCTGCTACACCTTAAAGTCCTTCCCacacataaatttgaaatattcgATGTAATGAATAAGAGATGATGCTCAATTCCACTTTTATACCATAATTTTCCAATTTAAACCACAACTTTCTCATGTATAGTAATTAATTTGGGttgtctttttatatttaagtgATAATTTATGGTTAATGATGGCACAAGCTTGACAGAGTCATTTGATAATGTTATATAGCAACGACGAGAGTAGACAAACAAATTTAGAGAGGACCACTAGTTTGATAGACTCATTTGCATATAAGTTTCTATTcctttataaaattgaaatctaatttactAAAAAATGGATTACATAAGTTGCTTTCCAAATTACATGGaaattaaatattcatttaCAAAAGTTGGCCTGAGTTAGCAAATCAAAAACCTAAATAAGGGTTCCCCCTTTGACATACTCAGTAAAGGCTAGTGCAACCAAACCCAACATGGCAAACCTCCCATTCCACATCTCAGCTTCTGAGGTCATCAAACCCTTTGACTTGGACTCTACACTAACTCCCTGGAACAAAGGAATTAGGGATGCAAGAGAGAGCACGATGCTAGTCCCTAAAAACCATGGAATTCCACCATTGGATATCTGGTCAAACATATCTTGGCCATTGGATACCTCCACTGCCAATGCAGCAACAAAGCCAATCATTGCTAGCCTGCCGTTGATCCTCTCCGGTGCAGGTCCACTAAATGCCAACACGTCTGAGAACTTTGTGCTAACCTGCCAATTgtgaaacattttaaaatactcTCAACAATGTTGTAAAACATAGTTATAAGTAGAACAATATTTCTCCCAACAATTAACATGACCTTAGCATAATAGAAGCAATATTTTTAGTGAGTCAAGTAAAAATTATGTTACTTCGTGGCATGCTGCCATGTCAGTAGCTAAAAAGTGCAAATacttcatttttgtttaattacCTAAATTCTGTATCTATACCCGATACTTTCCAATCAATCCCTTGACAATGGATAATGAACactaatctatttttttttttttaattttctttattactcttaaattaaattttacttaacaatatataaaaaataagtaaaaatatatttaataattaattgatacatgctatattgtattttattattatttaattttagggAACGCTATTTTGTATCTAGTATTTAAAGAATTACGCGTGTTGTAGCCTACCTATACTTGAAGACGTATCTCTACTTCTTTGTCAAAGAAATACCTCTACATCTTAGATTAATTGTTCTAATTAAGTCTGTAACATTAcctaaaaagttttaaattaaagtgTATAATTAGACAAACTTTTTCACAAAATCAAGGTGAGATATTTTAAGTAATGTATAATAGATGGGTTTGGTTAATATGtgtcctaagggcacacattatacttttcatttttggaaacattttctctaaaattgaaaaaactgtcaatacttttttcaatttctcatgagaaaatattttcaaaagtgatttattattgtgtgcccttaggacacacattaacaaaatccataatagaattagaatcaataacaaagaaagaagtatCTTTAATCTTTTGGGTTAAGGGTAGGTACCTTAGGGGCAGGACGAGGGGTTTGTTGTGGCTGAGGTGGTGAAGGTGAAGTTGGCTTTGGCTGCTCCTGCTGGTCCTCCTGCAAAGCGAAATGCCATGGAATCATACAGTCAGAATCTTTACATAGAAATCAATTAGCAGatcatgtttattaaataatttctatcaaactttttgatatttccacaaaaagaaaaacaaactaGACTTTTCATTACCTCTGCCATGCAACGGACTCGCATGCTATTAGCATATCTGGGCAAATGTGGCACATAACTAGTGGGAATTAGAAACTGGTTCACCCTATTAGTAGACCTGTTTGAAACTACACGATTCAAAGGTGGTCTTGCTAAGATGGATTGCATTGCAGATGAGGCTGCCATTGCTAATTAGAGCTAGCTTAATGGAGTAGGCTATGGATGGTCAAGTAGCAGCTATAAGCACTAGGAATTGAGGTACTAAAAGTGGTTGTTGTGGCATTAATGTTAGGCCTGGAAGTGACATTATATAGAGAGTGTGTTGGAAGGGAGAGCACTAAGGCAGAGAGCAGTGGATATTTAAGGAGCCACGTCTTtccatatatattttcaaaaggaCATTGGTTCACGTGGGTTCATTTGTCCACACACGGTGGTGTAAGCAATAGACATGGCGCTCTCCTTCACCATAACTTTCTACCACTGAGTTTGAGGCCCATATTGCTTCCGAGGTTTTCACTTTGAAGGGAAGGGACTAGACCATTCCACATTTCTATAGTCTAACTCACCTCTCACATTGTGCCACGGTTCTGTACTCTCACTACCAAACTTTGATACTCAAAAGATATACTGTTTGATTCGTTTAAACGAGCAGCGTGGActatttgtattattttctttattactttTGGTATAAAGGggaaattttattaaatcaaataaaaattttaagagagtACATAATTTGTTACAAATATTTCTAAGAGTGCCTACTTGACAAACATCCAAAGATATTTTTCATACACAAAACTCGGGCAAGACTCGTGGACAAAAATTCTATCAATTTGCAAACTTCCCCCTTTTAGCTAGTCCATCATCTATTTCATTGTTCTTTTCTACGTCATTTTCTGAGTGCAGTTTCTCGTCGAATGTCATTTGGGTGGATTCTGGTTTCCAGTTGTGGTAGGAAAAGCTGCTCGAAggaactcatcttttttttctttttttttaatataattttgctAAACTCCcagttcaaaattttaatgaacttgcatTTCCTTTTACCATTACGACATCATTCCTAATCAGGGTCGAATTAGATTGTCTGAACATACCATGATCACAAAGAGATATATGGGTTACTTTAACTGTGTCATCTTAGACTAAAGTTAAACTATTGGTTTCCTCTTTAAAATTTGCAagaactttatttttcttcgcTTAAACTATTcaaacttttacattttttttgtttgtttgtgataAATCAAAAGACGAGACAATCAAATCTCATTctctataattttaaaaagactTGCCTTCTCACATGTACTCCTTCGTAGaaaaagaacaatttttgtAAGATTTTTCTGAAGATGttgaaaaactaaaggataTGTAGATCATAAAAGATGTAAAAACCAGCCCAATAAatcaatattaaattaaaaacaatcaaaatttgaagCCCAATGAACAAGGTATTCAAATACAacgagaaaagaagaagaaaagaggatCCTAGAATGACTATCATCTGCTCAAACATGTAACTCATAAGCGCCACAATGGTGGTTTGATCATGCATGGACTTCTCCTTGATCCATAATGGGTGCAGCGCATAATGTTACGACAAGAGAGATTCATATTCTTGGTGCATATgaaatatatgaaaaagtaAATGTATTCTTCTCGATcattctttttgttcatatgtTTGCTACACTGTAGAATCCTTCCCacatataaatttgaaaaattcaatatgttggagcattttttaatattatttaattaaaattgataggccaaaaacgtattgaccccttgtgatagattaattgattaattagccaagttcaattaattaaccaatttaacatgcaaacgcgtggtagaacaaacaaatcaccaattaaactaaagtgcagcagaaaataaattgatacggtgatttgtttatgaatggggaaaactttcaaggcaaaaaccccaccggatgattttaaggtcaccactcccgagaatctactattatcacaacaagctgttacaagtaaaggaatctcaataccttatatcaacctacagttgaactcttacctcaatacccaattaaacttattctatagtgacaatctctcattttcaatgcacggctcctagtacgtgactaaccaattgcacagttcctagtacacgacttcaatcaccaacttgagaaagatgttgactacaaagttcttcagttcatcctcacaataaagaacaagaagatgtttggttacaaaatcctacggtgcacagacacaacaacttcttcataaagagatgaactaaggcaacctttgtctccggtcacaaattgcttgaacaaactttactcaatacttgtgcaacttctCTGTCTactgtgacggcccttaaaataatcattttatatgtctagggttgtgagaaaagaagacccaaagacatatccgcggattggaatcaaaacaaatctgaaaatttgttttccttaaacctcgacagctagaggtgtcgagatgttGTCTAGTCatggggctggaacagcttattaaagctcgatagatgaagctgtcgagccagctgtcgagttttaatgacaaacacttcttcaacttgttttttgaacagacttgcatggttttaacatttgatcttaaaaccttgtttcttgaagtattaaaaacatcctagatctaccaaattacaaacaaagtgcgttttgtcaaaggattaaccaattacataaaaaagaatgacatatgttcctagcaagtgaaccacatatattttaacaaaaatgaataaatatgataatataaatatatgagaGTTAAATAGAAGATAAATAGTTAATGAAATGTTTAAtctcacattgaaaaggagaaagactcttttattatttttaattgtggtgattaatgggttGATATGTATTGGAGCAAATATTGAACTAGATACATGCAGAAATTATTTCCATATTCATTACCGAGTAAAAATGACATGTCAAAGgccttgtagttgaattgatacctccccatgtacaaagtgcttggggggaAAGGGTTCGAGTTACGGAATTAGtaacatgttgtaattatctaaaaaaaaaagaagagtaaaaatgacatttttttatgaaaaaataaagagtcaTTCACTCACTTAATGGACTAGCCGTTTGGGCTTATTCATTCTTCAAAAACTTCTTATCTCATTTatttaattgtgtaactctagccTATCAAATTTATGTTCaaaaattaatcttgtaacacccactacatCAGCATTATGGACCAAATTAATCATATTATTTTGGGTAATAATTTCGTGAgacccattgagcctataaatagactcatTCAAACTCATCCAAGTTACTACAATACAACAGCACTACACCAAAAAATCCAGCAATTACAATCATTCTTATACACTAAACATGAGAGAGGTTTGCAAACACAAAATCTCaagtttaaaaatcaaaaaattgaatatgtttTATGTTAGGTCCTgaagatttaggattaaatgtttagattcctattttgtatatgttggcaaactgagaacaaaaacatgtctaaattaagtgttagacattgctcaagattcaaatcaagattcaagaacattcaagctgcAGAAATGAGAGTTCAAGTTATATGAAGCTCGACCCATCGAAAATTAGATCCAACCAATCGAAAATCACAGTAAATCAAATTCTGCAGAATTTAAATTAGGCCCAAGCTCGCGATAACATTTAGGGTTTCAGTCCAACACttctaagtataaaaggaaaactctAACTACGTTTTGATGACTTTTGGACGACTTGTGAATTACTCTTGTGAAATCTGTGAGGTTCTATAACCTTCTAACTCTACAAATGTCTACCATAACTAGATTTACAATCTAGAGTTAGTGGAATCTAGttgctactacaagatcaaaaACTGGTGATTTAAACCTTAATTGAGATCTCAAAGTTAGAAGCGTAGGAGCTTGTGCTCAGGACATCCAAAAGAGAAGATTCCGTGAAGTCAGAGCTGCACGTGGTCATCTTAGTAAGTTCTACTTGTggtagcattagatttagggttaaatattttgtaaattttaattctttctagtggatttgtttaccttgaggatagttagatcaaatcctcctcaggttttaaccttaaaatagtttatttcattggtttttctgggTAATCATATCATTGTCACATTTAGTTTTCCACACTGCATGACATAATATTTTGCTATTTAACCCAGATCATAATTAACTTAAGTAACTACTTGACTAATTCACTAGGTTTAAGCAATTTGTTTtaaaggggtctaaacaaacaaacatttcaaatgtgtaaatttgtattgatgaattaattggtacAGTTCTCTATATTTAGATTCTAATACAATAGAATAATCCTCTAATTTGATCTCCTTAGAAGAGTCTTCAATTCAAGTATTGCATCAATGTAGTCTTGACtcgaacacaagatatcctccACTTGGATTGGAAAGTGGATTGAACAATCTTTGGAATGAAATTGCAATGAATCTCTAGCTATGTCCTTGTTAGAGATTTCTTGTTCTTCACGTTCTACGTGGGTTCTTTGAATTTTCTTGATCTTCGAAGATTTGTGATGGAAATCCTTCGGGGCTTGAGAGCTTGAATCTGATGAAGATTTGATGGATCAAAATCTTTGAAGTTTCTGGAGGCTTTGAAGCTTGATTCTAGTAGAACTTTGAGACTTGGAAGAATgattttgatgaatttcctTCATCTTCAAAGATTTGTAGTGAAAGTTTTTTGGgactttggaggcttgaatctgAAGAGCTTCACTAATTTGTTGCCTCTTGGTGCATGTGTAAACATTTGAATGAGTAAATGTATGCTTCTAATTCTTTCTATtcatattcatcaaaaaaattctttctGTTCATATGTTTGCTACACTGCAAAGACCTTTCCCacacataaatttgaaatatttaatgTAATGAATAAAAGATGATGCTCAATTCCATTTTTATACCATAATTTTCCAAGAAAACCCACAACTTTACCATGTTCATTCATTCATTTGggttgtgtttttatatttaagtgATGATATATGGTTAATGAGGCACAAGTCGGAACGAGTCATTTGACAATGTAATACAGCAACGACAAGAGTAGGCAAACATATTTAGAGAGGACCACTACTTTTTATAACTCATTTGCATATAAATTTCAATTcctttataaaattgaaatccaatttactGAAAAATAGATTACATAAGCTGCTTTCCAAATCACATggaaattaattattattttacacaAGTTGGCCTAAGTTAGCACATCAAAAACCTAAATAAGAGTTCCACCCTTAGCATACTCTGTAAGGGCTAGTGCAACCAAACCCAACATGGCAAACCTCCCATTCCACATCTCAGCATCTGAGGTCATGAACCCATCTGACTTGGACTCCACGCTAATTCCCTTAAACAAAGGAATCAGAGATGCAAGACTGAGCACAATGCTAGTTCCTAAGAACCAAGGGATCCCACCGTTGGATATCTGGGCAAACACACCTTGACCATTGGATAACTCCACTGCCATTGCAGAAACAAACCCAATCATTGCTAGCCTGCCATTGATCCTTTCCGGTGCAGGCCCACTGAACGCAAACAGGTTAGAGAAGTTTGTGCTGACCTGTCAATCATAGTAAAACACATcacaaataatttaaattatgttataCACATAATtgtcaacaacatttttcataactaTTGAAATAACTTATTGTGTTTAATGCTTAGTAAAAGTATGATCATTTAGTAGACCCAAGTAAGAATTATGTTACTTCCATATGAATAAGTCATGTTACTGGTTATAACTGTGCCCATATATAGAATAactaagaaagtaaaaaaataaataaacttaaaagaattttttttcacaaaatcaaGGTGACATATTTTAAGTTGTGTATAATTAAATTTGGATCGACAATAAATTTATGTGAAAGCAATTTTGCTCTAGTTATAATTTGCTCAgaaagttgtgaaaaaattaatgaataattttGTGTGCTTAAACtaattgctaaaaaaaataaattttcaagaaatattGTCATTGTATA
It encodes:
- the LOC142623784 gene encoding early light-induced protein, chloroplastic-like isoform X2, with translation MAASSAMQSILARPPLNRVVSNRSTNRVNQFLIPTSYVPHLPRYANSMRVRCMAEEQPKPTSPSPPQPQQTPRPAPKVSTKFSDVLAFSGPAPERINGRLAMIGFVAALAVEVSNGQDMFDQISNGGIPWFLGTSIVLSLASLIPLFQGVSVESKSKGLMTSEAEMWNGRFAMLGLVALAFTEYVKGGTLI
- the LOC142623784 gene encoding early light-induced protein, chloroplastic-like isoform X1; its protein translation is MAASSAMQSILARPPLNRVVSNRSTNRVNQFLIPTSYVPHLPRYANSMRVRCMAEEDQQEQPKPTSPSPPQPQQTPRPAPKVSTKFSDVLAFSGPAPERINGRLAMIGFVAALAVEVSNGQDMFDQISNGGIPWFLGTSIVLSLASLIPLFQGVSVESKSKGLMTSEAEMWNGRFAMLGLVALAFTEYVKGGTLI
- the LOC142624134 gene encoding early light-induced protein 1, chloroplastic-like — encoded protein: MAASSAMQSILASPLTRVVSNRSTRLNQFLIPTSYMPNLLRHASIQVRCMAKKEQPESETITPPQSSPKVSTNFSNLFAFSGPAPERINGRLAMIGFVSAMAVELSNGQGVFAQISNGGIPWFLGTSIVLSLASLIPLFKGISVESKSDGFMTSDAEMWNGRFAMLGLVALALTEYAKGGTLI